From the Candidatus Bathyarchaeia archaeon genome, one window contains:
- a CDS encoding aminotransferase class V-fold PLP-dependent enzyme codes for MIDEILSLVKKHEKWRGRECLNLIPSENVMSQAVRSLLASELGHRYTARDRFYMGTRFIDEIEHYGEELAKEVFRAETADLRPLSGHIADLIFLACFTRPGDTLMCISPEDGGYPGLWNDGLSGLLGLKVSPLPFSKENMKVDMEKAVEAINKVKPKVLILGASLILFPHPVKELADVAHENGAVVGFDGSHVLGLIAGKKFQDPLREGADALFGSTHKSFFGPQGGILLADREHGELMKAKIYPRFVDNAHWNRIAALTLALAEMKSFGGEYAEQVVRNARALAKALHEHGFPVKCSRLGFTESNQVIMDFGGYERGRRVAEKLQEANIIVDCVVRVGTCEVTRRGMKEREMAEIADFMKRVVFDGENPESVKRDVVRLCLDFQEIEYCFK; via the coding sequence ATGATTGACGAAATTCTAAGCTTGGTTAAGAAGCATGAGAAGTGGCGTGGAAGGGAATGCCTAAACCTTATCCCCTCTGAAAACGTTATGAGCCAGGCTGTGCGCAGCCTCTTAGCCTCGGAGCTTGGACATCGTTATACGGCTAGAGACCGCTTCTACATGGGCACAAGATTCATCGACGAAATCGAACATTATGGAGAAGAGTTAGCGAAAGAGGTTTTTAGAGCTGAAACTGCTGATCTTCGTCCACTCTCCGGACACATTGCGGACCTAATTTTCTTGGCGTGTTTCACAAGGCCTGGAGATACGCTTATGTGCATCTCACCGGAGGATGGGGGATACCCGGGCTTGTGGAATGATGGGTTGTCTGGACTTTTAGGTTTGAAGGTTTCCCCCCTACCGTTTTCCAAGGAGAACATGAAAGTTGACATGGAGAAGGCTGTGGAAGCTATCAATAAAGTGAAGCCAAAAGTCCTGATTTTGGGGGCCAGCTTAATCCTATTTCCCCATCCGGTTAAAGAGTTGGCTGATGTTGCCCATGAAAACGGGGCAGTCGTAGGGTTTGACGGTTCTCACGTGTTGGGACTTATCGCCGGAAAAAAGTTTCAAGACCCACTGAGGGAGGGGGCTGATGCGCTCTTTGGTTCGACGCATAAGTCCTTTTTTGGCCCTCAAGGTGGCATCCTTCTGGCGGATAGAGAGCATGGCGAATTGATGAAGGCCAAAATTTATCCAAGGTTTGTGGATAACGCTCATTGGAACCGTATAGCCGCCTTAACTTTGGCCTTGGCTGAAATGAAGAGTTTTGGCGGGGAATATGCTGAACAGGTGGTTCGCAACGCTAGAGCTTTGGCCAAGGCGCTTCATGAACACGGTTTTCCAGTAAAATGTTCAAGGCTTGGTTTTACGGAATCCAATCAAGTCATAATGGACTTTGGAGGCTACGAGCGTGGCAGGCGTGTGGCCGAGAAACTTCAAGAGGCCAACATAATTGTTGATTGTGTTGTAAGGGTTGGAACATGTGAGGTCACGAGGCGAGGTATGAAAGAGAGGGAGATGGCGGAAATCGCCGATTTTATGAAAAGGGTGGTGTTTGATGGGGAGAACCCAGAAAGCGTCAAGAGGGATGTTGTGAGGCT